One part of the Leucobacter triazinivorans genome encodes these proteins:
- a CDS encoding ABC transporter permease, whose product MSTATVSKADERLASGNLFTRFFTKPEAGATAAALVLAIMFAVVAPQFTRPESIATILYGASTVGIMAVGVSLLMIGGEVDLSAGVGVIFSALSASLFLYWFGGNVWFGVIIGLVTSLILGFVNGWLLTKTKLSSFIITLATFFMVTGLNLGVTRAITGGVAAPSIERWPGFESAAAVFASDIPVFGVNVKITVFYWILLVIVATWILQRTRTGNWIFSSGGAPDAARAVGVPVVWTKIGLYMGVSFCAWLLGMHQLFAFKTVQSGEGIGNEFLYIIAAVVGGCLMTGGYGSAIGGAIGALIYGMALKGVVYAEWNPDWLKFFLGAMLLGATVLNFTLQRRAGKGGKK is encoded by the coding sequence ATGTCTACAGCAACTGTCTCCAAGGCAGACGAGCGCCTGGCCTCCGGCAACCTCTTCACGCGGTTCTTCACCAAGCCGGAGGCCGGCGCCACCGCCGCGGCGCTCGTCCTCGCGATCATGTTCGCCGTGGTCGCGCCCCAGTTCACCCGGCCCGAGTCGATCGCCACGATCCTGTACGGCGCCTCGACCGTCGGCATCATGGCCGTCGGCGTCTCGCTGCTCATGATCGGCGGAGAGGTCGACCTCTCCGCCGGCGTCGGCGTGATCTTCTCGGCGCTGTCGGCGTCGCTGTTCCTGTACTGGTTCGGCGGCAACGTCTGGTTCGGGGTGATCATCGGCCTCGTCACCTCGTTGATCCTCGGATTCGTGAACGGCTGGCTGCTCACCAAGACGAAGCTCTCGAGCTTCATCATCACGCTGGCGACGTTCTTCATGGTGACCGGCCTCAATCTCGGTGTCACCCGCGCGATCACGGGCGGGGTCGCCGCCCCCTCGATCGAGCGCTGGCCGGGCTTCGAGTCGGCAGCGGCCGTCTTCGCCTCCGACATCCCGGTGTTCGGCGTCAACGTGAAGATCACGGTGTTCTACTGGATCCTGCTCGTGATCGTCGCGACCTGGATCCTGCAGCGCACGAGGACGGGCAACTGGATCTTCTCGAGCGGCGGTGCACCGGACGCGGCCCGCGCGGTCGGCGTGCCGGTGGTGTGGACCAAGATCGGCCTCTACATGGGCGTGAGCTTCTGCGCGTGGCTGCTGGGCATGCATCAGCTGTTCGCCTTCAAGACGGTGCAGTCGGGCGAGGGAATCGGCAACGAATTCCTCTACATCATCGCCGCGGTGGTCGGCGGCTGTCTCATGACCGGCGGCTACGGCAGCGCGATCGGCGGCGCGATCGGCGCCCTCATCTACGGCATGGCGCTGAAGGGCGTCGTGTACGCGGAGTGGAACCCCGACTGGCTGAAGTTCTTCCTCGGCGCGATGCTCCTCGGGGCCACCGTGCTGAACTTCACCCTGCAGCGCCGCGCGGGCAAGGGAGGCAAGAAATGA